In the Nitrospirota bacterium genome, ATCGAGGGAGACAAATTTGCGGAGGTGGTGGGAAGGGATCTTTACCCCATGGACGCCGACATCTACCTGAAGGATGTGGGGAAATACTATGTGGGCTACAAGAGCGACCAAGGACGCTACGGCGTCTATCAAAAGGATGGCCTTCTATCGATATCTTCGGACGAGAAGGAGAACGCAGGCTCTCTCCTTTACAAGGTTGACCTTTATGAGGACCTCGGTGGGCGGTATTTTCCCAAGGAAGAGAATGGTGATTCCTGGTATTTCATGCGGAAGGACGGAAAGGTGGAGCGTGTGGAGGCGGGCGATGACGGCAGCCGGGGGAAGGTCGTCGACGACCAGAGGGTCAATCTTCAGAGGAGGCCTAACCGCGGCAGTCGAAGCAGAATTTAGAAATGTTAAGAGCGTAGAGAAGCAGAGCGGCCTCCTTGTTACTTCCAGGAAGAATCGGAAATGGACCGTAGCTGAGTGGTCGAGAGTCTGTGTACCCTTCTCGTGGACTGTTCGTTAATCTGTTTCCCTGGCGCGCTTGACTATGCTTCGTATCATGTCTTTGAAAATGAAGGCATGGAAGGGCATCATGCAATACCAGTACATGCGGCCGAGAATCCCTTTGGGATAGTGATGGGCGGTCTGGGTGAGGGTGTTTCCCTCTATTGCAAACTCAAGCCATGCTTTTCCGGCGACTTTCATGTGGGCCTCCAGAAGAAGCCTTCTGTTCTGCTTGAGGTCGACGACTTTCCAGACATCGAGCATGTCTCCCAGCCGGAGGTCTGAAACGACCCTCTTCCCCATGGCCGTTCCGTAACCGCCGACCAGCTTGTCCAGCAATCCCCGAATCCGCCAGAGGAAATCGAAGGTGAACCATCCCGTCCTGCCTCCAATTGATTTGACCGACTGGAATATCTTTTCCGGCGGAATGTCCCCGAAACTCATGCTCCTGACGTCTCGATAGACCGCCCGCGAGATATCCTCTTTCGGGCTCGTGCGGAAGGCGTGTCCGAGAGTGTCACTCCACCTGCTAACGACTTGGTCGTTCTCGATCTCATGCAGAGCCCTCAGGAGTGCCCTGTCAAAGGGATGCGGCGTGATTTGCGGGAAATAATGCTTCGCTGTCCTCTCCGGGGTGGCGGCTCTTATTGCTCCTGACCGGAGGGCCCGAATTAGTGAGGAGGAGAATTCGTAGGAAAATGGAGTGGCGAGCATCAAAAGAAAGGAAGACAGGCGGGGCGCGGTGCAGGGAAGGGGAATGAATAGCCTTTTCAGGCCCATCTCTTGTGCTGCAACTTTGAGCATCTCCTTGAAGCTCAGCTCCTGTGAGCCGATATCGATGACCAGATTCCCCTGCGCTTCAAGCTCCCCGGCCCTGACCAGATACTCAACGACGTCCGGGACGCCGACGGGGTTGACTCGGGCGTTCATCCAGGGGGAATAAACAATGATGGGTACCTTTTGAACAATGTTCCTCAGGAGCTCGAACAAAACGCTGCCCGACCCTAGGAGAACCCCCACCCGGAACCAGATGACCTGAATGTCCTCGGGACGGGCGCTCAGAATGGTGCCGGTCTCGAGGACGTTTCTCAAGGATTGAACCGATGTTTCCTCAGCCGCGTGAAGCCCCACGAAGACGAGTCTCTTTACTCCGGCCTCGACGCACGCATCTCTGAACCGTTCCACGGCAGCCTTGTCAAAGTCTGATTCCCACACGGCGCCAAACAAGCGAATAGGGTAGTAGGCAAGGTCGACTCCTTTTACCGCCTGTCTGACCGCTTGAAGGTCATCAACGTCACCCTCGACGATTTCAACTCTTGGCCGCGTGGTCTCGCTGACGAGATGCGTGTCAGGCACCAGGAGCCTTAGGCTGACGCCCTCTTCGCTCAATAACCTGAGCTTGAGCCTTCGCCCAAGGTACCCGGTGGCACTTGCAATGAGAATGTTCATGGCGTCCTCAGAAGTCTCTCAACTCTTCGAAGCGGTCATAGGTTACCACAAGCCGCCCGCTCAAAGGCGTGATGGTTGACAGGGCCGAGATACGGGGCCTCCTCTTCCTGTCGTAGAATGCCTCAGTGGAGTCAAAGATATCATACCTGGCGCATTTTTTA is a window encoding:
- a CDS encoding SDR family oxidoreductase encodes the protein MNILIASATGYLGRRLKLRLLSEEGVSLRLLVPDTHLVSETTRPRVEIVEGDVDDLQAVRQAVKGVDLAYYPIRLFGAVWESDFDKAAVERFRDACVEAGVKRLVFVGLHAAEETSVQSLRNVLETGTILSARPEDIQVIWFRVGVLLGSGSVLFELLRNIVQKVPIIVYSPWMNARVNPVGVPDVVEYLVRAGELEAQGNLVIDIGSQELSFKEMLKVAAQEMGLKRLFIPLPCTAPRLSSFLLMLATPFSYEFSSSLIRALRSGAIRAATPERTAKHYFPQITPHPFDRALLRALHEIENDQVVSRWSDTLGHAFRTSPKEDISRAVYRDVRSMSFGDIPPEKIFQSVKSIGGRTGWFTFDFLWRIRGLLDKLVGGYGTAMGKRVVSDLRLGDMLDVWKVVDLKQNRRLLLEAHMKVAGKAWLEFAIEGNTLTQTAHHYPKGILGRMYWYCMMPFHAFIFKDMIRSIVKRARETD